One part of the Sorangiineae bacterium MSr11954 genome encodes these proteins:
- the metG gene encoding methionine--tRNA ligase: MNRFYVTTPIYYVNDIPHVGTAYTTIVVDALRRFHLLLGDESRMLTGTDEHGLKLERQSQEEGKTPQAFVDEMAERFRQAWPVLDIETDDFIRTTEARHKQFVQDLWRRIEERGDLYEGEYEDWYCVGCESYKTEKELLPGNLCPIHNKPVERLKEKTFFFRLSRWEKPLLEFYERNPSFVEPATRRNEVISFVSSGLRDLSVSRTSFTWGIPVPGRPEHVMYVWFDALTNYLTALGREGDPLRRHWPPNGRAVHVVGKDILRFHAIYWPAFLLAAGFSEKELPSQVFAHGFLTVDGQKMSKSLRNAVDPLRLARELGADTLRYYLLRAIAFGQDGDFSHTALVERYNADLGKNLGNLLSRTLGLCVKFSDGKTPPIGELGPLERELAATAEQCFANARSAWDELAPHRALEATWALSSAANTYVDRAAPWASAKAGDTARTHTILGTLLEVLRQLSVMIWPAMPRKSDGLRAQLGLAPLAPHAGDAIWPKALAPRPAGEALALGAPLFPTIDKDAEQALLEKLAPHVRQAEAAAAAPAPQPSPEGGAGKSAEPEAASAPINYDTFLGVDLRVGYVKTCEKVPRKDKLLRLSVDLGEPGPRTIIAGLALSFKPEDLVGRKVIVVSNLEPRDFGKGLVSQGMLLATGPSEALHLATVEGDPPPGSRLK; the protein is encoded by the coding sequence ACGGCCTGAAACTCGAGCGCCAATCGCAGGAGGAAGGCAAAACGCCCCAGGCCTTCGTCGACGAAATGGCCGAGCGCTTCCGGCAGGCGTGGCCGGTCCTCGACATCGAGACGGACGATTTCATCCGCACCACCGAAGCCCGCCACAAGCAGTTCGTGCAGGATCTCTGGCGCCGCATCGAGGAGCGCGGGGATCTCTACGAGGGGGAGTACGAGGACTGGTACTGCGTCGGCTGCGAGTCGTACAAGACGGAGAAGGAGCTCCTGCCGGGCAACCTCTGTCCGATTCACAATAAGCCGGTAGAGCGCCTCAAAGAGAAGACGTTCTTCTTCCGCCTCTCGCGCTGGGAGAAGCCGCTGCTCGAGTTCTACGAGCGCAACCCGAGCTTCGTGGAGCCCGCGACCCGCCGCAACGAGGTCATTAGCTTCGTCTCCAGCGGCCTGCGCGATCTGAGCGTCTCGCGCACCAGCTTCACCTGGGGCATCCCCGTCCCCGGCCGGCCCGAGCACGTGATGTACGTGTGGTTCGACGCGCTCACCAACTACCTCACGGCCCTCGGCCGCGAAGGCGATCCGCTCCGCCGTCACTGGCCGCCGAACGGGCGCGCGGTGCACGTGGTGGGCAAAGACATCCTGCGCTTCCACGCCATTTATTGGCCCGCGTTTCTGCTGGCCGCGGGCTTCAGCGAGAAGGAGCTGCCGAGCCAAGTCTTCGCCCACGGCTTCCTCACCGTGGACGGGCAAAAGATGAGCAAATCGCTCCGCAACGCCGTCGACCCGCTCCGCCTGGCGCGCGAGCTGGGCGCGGACACGTTGCGCTATTACCTTTTGCGCGCCATCGCCTTCGGGCAAGACGGCGACTTCTCGCACACGGCGCTGGTCGAGCGTTACAACGCGGACCTGGGGAAGAACCTGGGCAACCTCTTGAGCCGCACCCTGGGGCTCTGCGTGAAGTTCTCCGATGGCAAGACGCCGCCGATTGGAGAGCTCGGACCGCTGGAGCGCGAGCTCGCCGCCACCGCCGAGCAATGCTTCGCCAACGCGCGCTCCGCCTGGGACGAGCTCGCGCCGCATCGCGCGCTCGAGGCCACGTGGGCGCTCTCGTCCGCGGCCAACACGTATGTCGACCGCGCCGCCCCCTGGGCTTCGGCCAAGGCCGGCGACACCGCGCGCACGCACACCATCCTGGGCACCTTGCTCGAGGTGCTTCGCCAACTCAGCGTCATGATTTGGCCCGCGATGCCGCGAAAGAGCGATGGGCTGCGCGCCCAGCTCGGGCTCGCACCGCTCGCGCCGCACGCGGGCGACGCGATTTGGCCCAAGGCGCTCGCACCGCGCCCGGCCGGCGAGGCGCTAGCCCTCGGCGCGCCGCTCTTTCCGACCATCGACAAAGATGCGGAGCAGGCGTTGCTCGAAAAGCTGGCGCCGCACGTTCGCCAGGCGGAAGCGGCGGCCGCGGCGCCTGCACCCCAACCCTCCCCCGAGGGCGGAGCGGGCAAAAGCGCGGAGCCGGAGGCTGCGTCGGCGCCGATCAACTACGACACGTTCCTCGGGGTGGACCTGCGCGTGGGGTACGTGAAGACGTGCGAGAAGGTCCCGCGCAAGGACAAGCTCCTGCGCCTCTCGGTCGACCTCGGCGAGCCGGGGCCGCGGACGATCATCGCGGGCCTGGCCCTGAGCTTCAAGCCGGAGGATCTGGTCGGGCGCAAGGTCATCGTGGTCTCCAACTTGGAGCCGCGCGACTTCGGCAAGGGCCTGGTCTCGCAGGGGATGCTCCTCGCCACGGGCCCCAGCGAAGCGCTGCACCTCGCGACCGTCGAGGGCGACCCACCGCCGGGCTCGCGCCTCAAGTAG
- a CDS encoding thymidine phosphorylase, translating to MKRSLVELISAKRDGVELSADEIKRVIASLLDGSLADYQMAAFLMAVFFRGLGDLETVALTQAMLESGQVLDLSEVPGVKVDKHSTGGVGDKVSICLAPLVAACGVPVPMVSGRGLGHSGGTLDKLEAIPGFRTDLEVSAFARIVKDVGTCMIGQTKEIAPADKRIYALRDVTATVESIPLIVASILSKKLAEGIDALVLDVKVGRGAFMKTEAQARALAEALVRVGTRAGKKVVALLTDMNTPLGNAVGNANETREAFEILHGRGPEDLRECTLLLGAEMLVLGGKAANADEARKSLEAAISSGRAVAVMEKMVAAQHGDPRVVADPSRLEVAAVEVPITADRAGFVTAIDALEIGLSAVAMGAGRTRTDQAIDPAVGISVEAKPGAKVSAGTELAKLYVRSKGDAALTAERVRAAFSIGDAAPPAQPLLHGRIA from the coding sequence ATGAAACGAAGCCTGGTCGAACTGATCTCCGCCAAGCGCGACGGAGTCGAGCTCTCCGCGGACGAGATCAAGCGCGTGATCGCGTCCCTCCTCGATGGCAGCTTGGCCGACTACCAGATGGCCGCCTTTCTCATGGCCGTCTTCTTCCGCGGCCTGGGCGACCTCGAGACCGTGGCGCTGACGCAGGCGATGCTCGAGTCGGGGCAGGTGCTCGACCTCTCCGAGGTGCCCGGCGTGAAGGTCGACAAGCACTCCACGGGGGGCGTCGGCGACAAGGTCTCGATCTGTCTGGCGCCGCTGGTGGCCGCGTGTGGCGTGCCGGTGCCCATGGTGAGCGGCCGGGGGCTCGGTCACTCCGGCGGGACGTTGGACAAGCTGGAGGCCATCCCCGGGTTTCGCACCGATCTGGAGGTGTCCGCCTTCGCGCGCATCGTCAAAGACGTCGGCACCTGCATGATCGGGCAGACGAAGGAGATCGCGCCCGCCGACAAGCGCATCTACGCCTTGCGCGACGTCACCGCCACGGTGGAGTCGATCCCGCTGATCGTGGCCTCGATCCTGTCGAAGAAGCTGGCCGAAGGGATCGACGCGCTGGTGCTCGACGTGAAGGTGGGTCGCGGCGCCTTCATGAAGACGGAGGCGCAGGCGCGCGCGCTCGCCGAGGCGCTGGTGCGTGTGGGGACGCGCGCCGGCAAGAAGGTGGTGGCGCTGCTGACCGATATGAACACGCCGCTCGGCAACGCCGTGGGCAACGCCAACGAGACGCGCGAGGCGTTCGAGATCCTGCACGGTCGCGGGCCCGAGGATCTGCGCGAGTGCACCTTGCTCCTCGGCGCGGAGATGTTGGTGCTCGGCGGAAAGGCGGCGAACGCGGACGAGGCGCGCAAATCGCTCGAGGCGGCCATTTCGAGCGGGCGCGCGGTGGCGGTGATGGAAAAGATGGTGGCCGCGCAGCACGGCGATCCGCGGGTGGTGGCCGATCCGTCGCGGCTCGAGGTGGCGGCGGTCGAGGTGCCGATCACCGCCGATCGCGCGGGGTTCGTGACGGCGATCGATGCGCTCGAGATCGGGCTGTCGGCGGTCGCGATGGGCGCGGGGCGCACGCGTACCGATCAAGCCATCGATCCGGCGGTGGGCATCTCCGTCGAGGCGAAGCCCGGCGCGAAGGTGTCCGCCGGCACCGAGCTGGCGAAGCTGTACGTCCGCTCCAAGGGCGACGCGGCGCTCACCGCCGAGCGGGTGCGCGCCGCGTTTTCCATCGGGGATGCGGCGCCGCCCGCGCAGCCGCTGCTTCACGGGCGGATCGCGTAG